The following proteins are co-located in the Fusobacteria bacterium ZRK30 genome:
- a CDS encoding KH domain-containing protein — MEKLEALLKYIVSEMVKTQDAIDITYEEKKDLIVFKIRVADGELGKVIGKNGLTANAIRGVMQAAAVKDKLNVNVEFLD; from the coding sequence ATGGAAAAATTAGAAGCACTATTAAAATATATAGTTTCAGAAATGGTAAAAACACAAGATGCAATCGATATTACATATGAGGAAAAGAAAGACCTTATTGTTTTTAAAATAAGAGTAGCTGATGGTGAATTAGGAAAAGTAATAGGTAAAAACGGTCTGACTGCAAATGCTATCAGAGGAGTAATGCAGGCAGCAGCAGTAAAAGATAAATTAAATGTAAATGTAGAATTTTTAGATTAA
- the rimM gene encoding ribosome maturation factor RimM (Essential for efficient processing of 16S rRNA), translated as MDLISVGKISGTHHLMGTVKVSSNFEDLSIIVGSKVIIKNDSGMSRILTVTNIKKISPKRLAFDFEEITNKTEGTALSGYSIYVRKDILGLEEDEYYASDIIGMMAVTVEGEELGEITDLMETAGHDIYVIGKGKEEIMVPSVDEFVKDIDFEKRVVTFKLIEGMRP; from the coding sequence ATGGACTTGATTTCAGTTGGAAAAATTTCAGGGACTCATCACCTAATGGGAACGGTCAAGGTTTCTTCAAATTTTGAAGACCTAAGTATAATAGTAGGGTCAAAAGTTATTATAAAAAATGACAGTGGGATGAGTAGAATACTGACAGTAACAAATATAAAAAAAATAAGTCCTAAAAGATTAGCTTTTGACTTTGAAGAGATAACTAATAAAACCGAAGGAACTGCTCTATCTGGATATTCTATCTATGTGAGAAAAGATATCTTAGGATTGGAAGAGGATGAATATTATGCCTCTGATATCATTGGGATGATGGCTGTCACTGTAGAAGGAGAAGAGTTGGGAGAGATCACTGATTTAATGGAAACAGCAGGTCATGATATCTATGTGATCGGTAAGGGTAAGGAAGAGATTATGGTTCCTTCAGTAGACGAATTTGTAAAAGATATTGATTTTGAAAAGAGGGTAGTTACTTTTAAACTGATAGAGGGAATGAGACCATGA
- a CDS encoding RNA methyltransferase, which produces MREKIYLGLVHYPVYNRNQETVATSVTNFDIHDISRSCKTYDVKGYHIITPVDAQVELTSRVIGYWKDGFGRNFNKDREEAFSSTYVTESIEKAMEEIEKAEGKKPVVITTSARVYDNSISYEDMSEKIYNDDNVYLLLFGTGHGLVDEIMDSCTHILDPIRGKTKYNHLSVRSAVAIILDRLLGEK; this is translated from the coding sequence ATGAGAGAAAAAATATATTTAGGGCTAGTACACTATCCTGTATACAATAGAAACCAAGAAACAGTAGCTACATCGGTAACAAACTTTGATATCCATGATATATCTAGAAGTTGCAAAACATATGATGTAAAGGGATATCATATAATAACTCCAGTAGATGCTCAGGTAGAGTTAACTAGTAGAGTAATCGGATACTGGAAAGACGGATTTGGTAGAAACTTCAATAAAGACAGAGAAGAAGCATTTTCTAGTACTTATGTTACTGAAAGTATTGAAAAAGCTATGGAAGAGATTGAAAAGGCTGAAGGTAAAAAACCGGTAGTTATCACAACCTCTGCAAGAGTATATGATAATTCAATTTCATATGAAGATATGAGTGAAAAGATCTATAATGATGACAATGTTTACTTATTATTATTTGGTACAGGACATGGTTTAGTAGATGAGATCATGGATAGCTGTACTCATATCTTAGACCCAATAAGAGGTAAGACAAAGTATAATCATCTGTCAGTAAGATCAGCAGTAGCTATAATCTTAGATAGATTATTAGGAGAAAAGTAG
- the trmD gene encoding tRNA (guanosine(37)-N1)-methyltransferase TrmD, protein MKINILTLFPAMFAGFKSESIIKRAINSGSLEINIIDIRDYTFDKHNTADDTPFGGGAGMVLKAEPIFRALENTSGKVIYTSPQGVTLNQNLSNDLSAEEEITIIAGHYEGIDERVIEEKVDLEISIGDFVLTGGELPAMVIADSIARLLPGVIKKDSYEQDSFYNGLLDHPHYTRPAEFDGLKVPEILLSGHHKNIELWRKKESLKRTYLRRPDLLEGREFTKEEKKLLKEIVEEL, encoded by the coding sequence ATGAAAATAAATATTTTGACTCTTTTCCCTGCTATGTTTGCCGGTTTTAAAAGTGAAAGTATAATAAAAAGAGCTATAAACAGCGGGTCACTGGAGATAAATATCATAGATATAAGAGATTACACCTTTGATAAACATAATACTGCTGATGATACTCCATTTGGTGGAGGAGCAGGGATGGTGTTAAAAGCTGAGCCTATATTCAGGGCATTGGAAAATACATCTGGTAAGGTAATCTATACCTCTCCTCAAGGTGTGACACTGAACCAGAATTTATCCAATGATCTTAGTGCTGAAGAGGAAATAACTATAATAGCAGGTCATTATGAAGGTATAGATGAAAGGGTTATAGAGGAAAAAGTAGATTTAGAGATCTCAATTGGGGATTTTGTATTGACTGGAGGAGAGCTGCCAGCTATGGTTATAGCTGATTCCATAGCCAGACTCCTGCCCGGTGTAATAAAAAAAGATTCCTATGAACAGGATTCATTTTATAATGGCCTGTTAGATCATCCTCACTATACTCGTCCGGCAGAATTTGACGGATTGAAAGTACCGGAAATATTACTTTCGGGACACCATAAAAATATAGAGTTGTGGAGAAAAAAGGAAAGTCTCAAAAGAACCTATCTGAGAAGACCGGATCTATTAGAGGGAAGGGAATTTACCAAGGAAGAGAAAAAGTTATTAAAAGAGATAGTAGAAGAACTTTAG
- a CDS encoding gamma carbonic anhydrase family protein produces MIYSLKDKKPEIGKNNYIAPNATLVGDIELGEDVSIWFGAVLRGDMSKITIGNASNIQDNCTVHGDAPYPVTLGEGVTVGHNAIVHGCTIGDNCVIGMGSILLNGATIPKNCLVGAGSVVGANLEIEEGSLVIGNPAIVKKKLSDKYIEYLKYAKDVYINDIDIYTKELEELK; encoded by the coding sequence ATGATATATTCTTTAAAAGATAAAAAACCAGAGATTGGAAAAAATAACTATATAGCTCCCAATGCTACCTTAGTAGGAGATATTGAATTAGGTGAAGATGTAAGTATATGGTTTGGAGCTGTACTACGTGGAGATATGAGTAAGATCACCATTGGAAATGCCTCTAATATCCAGGATAACTGCACAGTTCACGGAGATGCACCTTATCCTGTTACTTTAGGAGAAGGTGTTACAGTAGGACATAATGCTATTGTTCACGGATGTACTATAGGAGATAATTGTGTGATTGGTATGGGGTCTATTTTATTAAATGGTGCAACTATACCTAAAAATTGCCTTGTAGGAGCCGGATCTGTTGTAGGAGCTAACCTAGAGATTGAGGAGGGAAGCTTAGTAATAGGAAACCCTGCCATAGTTAAGAAAAAATTATCGGATAAATATATTGAATATCTAAAGTATGCAAAGGATGTATATATAAATGATATTGATATCTATACAAAAGAGTTGGAAGAACTGAAGTAA
- the hpt gene encoding hypoxanthine phosphoribosyltransferase yields MKYSVDVMISKEEIAGKVAELGERINKKYKDSEELVLIALLRGSVIFMADIARELKLENVRLDFMTVSSYGNSMTSSRDVKIKKDIEDCIKGKDVLIVEDLIDTGFTLSKVVEILKIREPKSLSICTLLDKPARREANVDVEFSGFQIPDEFVVGYGIDYAEKHRELPFIGKVTIEK; encoded by the coding sequence ATGAAATATTCAGTAGATGTAATGATCTCAAAAGAAGAGATCGCAGGTAAAGTAGCAGAATTAGGAGAAAGAATAAATAAAAAATATAAAGACAGTGAAGAATTAGTATTGATCGCTCTTTTACGTGGATCAGTAATATTTATGGCAGATATTGCCCGTGAATTAAAATTAGAGAATGTAAGATTGGACTTTATGACTGTATCTAGTTATGGAAATTCTATGACTTCTTCTAGAGATGTAAAGATCAAAAAAGATATTGAAGATTGTATCAAAGGTAAAGATGTTCTTATTGTAGAAGATCTAATAGATACAGGATTTACTTTGAGTAAAGTTGTTGAGATATTAAAGATCAGGGAACCAAAGTCTCTTAGTATTTGTACACTTTTAGACAAACCGGCTAGAAGAGAAGCAAATGTTGATGTGGAATTTTCAGGATTCCAAATTCCAGATGAATTTGTAGTAGGATATGGAATCGATTATGCAGAAAAACATAGAGAACTGCCGTTTATCGGAAAAGTAACTATAGAAAAATAA
- a CDS encoding double-cubane-cluster-containing anaerobic reductase translates to MKDINKLPENFQDFEEARRDGFLTIKELKDSGKSIVGTFCTYTPKELIYAAGAVPVSLCSLSEETIPAAEKHLPKNLCPLIKASYGYALTDKCPYMYFSDMIVGETTCDGKKKMYELLGELKDTYIMQLPQTQDKERGMDLWKEEISRFKDKLEKKFNVSISKEKISEAISQINDERKLLKEFYSLGKLTPPPLSGYEMHKVLNGVSYTFDKKIQNEKIREIIENLKEIDRNNNSKVSVKAPRILITGCPIGGVAEKIIKPIEDAGAVVVTYENCGGAKNLDRLVDETIDPIQALAEKYISIPCSVMSPNTDREDLLKRLIDEYQVDGVVELILQACHTYSVETHKIKRVVTKEKDIPYISLETDYSTGDTGQIKTRIEAFIEML, encoded by the coding sequence ATGAAAGATATTAATAAATTACCAGAAAATTTTCAAGATTTTGAAGAAGCAAGACGAGACGGATTTTTAACTATAAAAGAACTCAAAGACAGCGGAAAAAGCATAGTAGGGACATTTTGTACCTATACACCTAAGGAATTAATCTATGCAGCAGGAGCTGTCCCGGTATCACTTTGCTCGCTAAGTGAAGAAACTATACCGGCGGCAGAAAAACACCTGCCAAAAAACTTATGTCCATTGATAAAGGCCAGTTATGGTTATGCTCTTACAGATAAATGCCCGTATATGTATTTTTCGGATATGATTGTAGGAGAAACAACGTGTGACGGGAAAAAGAAGATGTACGAACTCTTAGGAGAGTTAAAAGACACCTATATAATGCAGCTTCCCCAGACACAGGATAAAGAGAGGGGAATGGATCTTTGGAAAGAAGAGATATCCAGATTTAAAGATAAATTAGAGAAAAAATTTAATGTATCTATCTCAAAGGAAAAAATTTCAGAGGCAATCTCCCAGATTAATGATGAAAGAAAACTTCTAAAGGAGTTTTATAGTCTGGGGAAATTAACTCCGCCGCCTCTTTCAGGATATGAGATGCATAAGGTTTTAAATGGTGTAAGTTATACCTTTGATAAAAAAATTCAAAATGAAAAAATTAGAGAAATAATAGAAAATTTAAAGGAGATTGACAGGAATAATAATTCCAAGGTTTCTGTGAAAGCACCGAGAATATTAATTACAGGATGTCCTATAGGAGGAGTAGCAGAAAAAATAATAAAGCCTATTGAGGATGCAGGAGCTGTGGTAGTTACATATGAAAATTGTGGGGGAGCTAAGAACTTGGACAGGCTTGTAGATGAAACAATAGATCCTATTCAGGCACTTGCAGAAAAATATATATCTATTCCTTGCTCTGTTATGTCACCAAATACAGACAGGGAAGATCTTTTAAAGAGACTTATCGATGAATATCAGGTAGATGGAGTTGTAGAGTTAATTCTTCAAGCTTGTCACACCTATAGTGTAGAAACTCACAAGATAAAAAGGGTTGTGACCAAGGAAAAAGATATTCCATATATATCCCTTGAAACAGATTATTCAACAGGGGATACAGGGCAGATAAAAACAAGGATAGAGGCATTTATAGAGATGTTGTAG
- a CDS encoding rhodanese-like domain-containing protein, protein MKKRGRKDINVFIVTILIILGFVNYGCRRAPVKEVNNQDTIKTVTKEYIKNTENLIVIDTRSDEEFNGWSLNKGIKGGHIPGAINLSAKLLEGLNDNEMKKIFKKNGLSPEKNIVVYSNYGKESLKLYNILKKSGYKNVANYEGGMQDWSKDNSLEVEKLKNYEKLVYPQWVKDLTEGKEVKNYDGREYIIVDVNYKQKKEYKKGHIKGAIYIDTNDIESLPLWNVVSDDKIKKLLNETGITKNKMIVIYSDEAMAAGRLAHVLMYAGVEDVRIINSNIKGLIDAGLSLEQGENIWVSDSDFGGQIPMQPEYTKNLKEAKELIEDPNGRLVAVVSWEEYAGINNGGYSYFTEKGRIPGSVFGYGGSDGYHSEDFVDSDGTMRDYTQIKKMWKEWDIKAENVSAFFCATGWRGALAFFDAYLMGWENVSVYDGGFYEWIQDPTNPIATGDPRVN, encoded by the coding sequence ATGAAAAAAAGAGGTAGAAAAGATATAAATGTATTTATAGTCACTATTTTGATAATTTTAGGCTTTGTAAATTATGGGTGCAGAAGAGCTCCTGTTAAAGAGGTAAACAATCAAGATACTATAAAAACAGTGACTAAAGAATATATAAAAAATACAGAAAATTTAATCGTAATCGACACCAGATCAGATGAGGAATTTAACGGATGGAGTTTAAATAAAGGGATAAAAGGCGGACATATTCCCGGAGCTATAAATCTTTCTGCTAAATTATTAGAGGGTTTAAATGACAATGAGATGAAAAAGATATTTAAAAAAAATGGGTTGTCACCGGAAAAAAATATAGTCGTATATTCTAATTACGGAAAAGAAAGTTTGAAACTTTATAATATTCTAAAAAAGTCAGGTTATAAAAATGTGGCTAATTATGAAGGCGGTATGCAGGACTGGAGCAAAGATAACTCTTTAGAGGTGGAAAAATTAAAGAACTATGAAAAATTAGTCTATCCTCAGTGGGTTAAAGATTTAACAGAGGGAAAAGAAGTAAAAAATTATGATGGAAGGGAATATATCATTGTAGATGTAAACTATAAGCAAAAAAAAGAATATAAAAAAGGGCATATAAAAGGTGCTATTTATATAGATACAAACGATATAGAAAGCCTTCCACTTTGGAATGTAGTTTCAGATGATAAAATAAAAAAATTATTAAATGAAACAGGGATAACTAAAAATAAGATGATTGTAATCTATAGTGATGAAGCTATGGCAGCAGGCAGATTAGCACATGTTCTCATGTATGCCGGGGTTGAAGATGTCAGAATAATAAATTCTAATATAAAAGGATTGATAGATGCCGGATTATCTCTGGAGCAGGGTGAGAATATTTGGGTTTCAGATAGTGATTTTGGAGGCCAGATACCTATGCAACCGGAATATACAAAGAATTTGAAAGAAGCAAAAGAGTTAATTGAAGACCCTAATGGAAGATTGGTAGCAGTGGTTTCATGGGAAGAATATGCAGGAATAAACAATGGAGGATATTCTTATTTCACTGAAAAAGGTCGTATACCGGGATCTGTATTCGGGTATGGTGGTTCAGATGGATATCACTCAGAAGATTTTGTGGATTCAGACGGAACAATGAGGGACTATACTCAAATAAAAAAAATGTGGAAAGAATGGGATATCAAAGCTGAAAATGTATCTGCTTTTTTCTGTGCTACAGGATGGAGAGGAGCACTAGCTTTCTTTGACGCATATTTGATGGGCTGGGAAAATGTAAGTGTATATGATGGAGGATTCTACGAATGGATACAGGATCCTACAAACCCTATCGCTACAGGAGATCCTAGGGTAAATTAA
- a CDS encoding rhodanese-like domain-containing protein gives MKKLFVILTLAIGLIGCGSKVEEPKSQVTKEGSVSVKEVQKAEKDKNIVLMDTRSYDEYNGWDLDGKGVNGHIPGSVNYPTSAIKDGDVEKALERKGIVAGNEIILYGKESKTMAAALTEKGYTVSIFDGGVEKWAENSLSFEKLKRYETIVPVSWVKDLLDGKKVNHYDGRPVKVFNVGWGEKGKSHKEGHIPGSYWMHTGWVEEGPLWNRVDDMKIKTEMEKQGITTDTLVLIYGDPMAAARFGVIAKYAGVEDVRMINGGLKGWKEAGYPVETEMKTPESVKEFGAEVPQNPEIIVDLPEAVELLKAEDGDLISIRSWREYLGKISGYDYIKPRGRIEGAKWGMAGSDPWHLEDYRGMDQFHMRPYTEIQKMWEGLKINSENHLAFYCGTGWRASEVWFYAQAMGLERISVYDGGWKEWSETKETKKKVLKGEPKVLNEESFVD, from the coding sequence ATGAAAAAATTGTTTGTTATACTGACACTGGCGATTGGTTTAATAGGATGTGGCAGTAAAGTAGAGGAACCAAAAAGTCAAGTAACTAAGGAAGGTTCTGTTAGTGTAAAGGAAGTACAAAAAGCAGAAAAAGATAAAAATATAGTTTTAATGGATACCAGAAGTTATGATGAATATAATGGGTGGGATTTAGATGGAAAAGGAGTTAATGGTCATATTCCTGGATCAGTAAATTATCCTACCAGTGCTATAAAAGACGGAGATGTAGAAAAGGCTCTTGAGAGAAAAGGAATTGTAGCGGGGAATGAGATAATTCTTTATGGTAAAGAGTCTAAAACTATGGCAGCAGCTCTTACAGAAAAAGGGTATACAGTATCTATCTTTGACGGAGGAGTAGAAAAGTGGGCAGAAAATTCATTATCTTTTGAAAAATTAAAAAGATATGAAACTATCGTACCTGTGAGCTGGGTTAAAGATCTTTTAGATGGGAAAAAAGTAAATCATTATGATGGAAGACCTGTAAAAGTATTTAATGTAGGATGGGGTGAAAAAGGAAAATCTCATAAAGAGGGACATATTCCTGGATCTTACTGGATGCATACAGGATGGGTAGAGGAAGGGCCTCTTTGGAACAGAGTTGATGATATGAAAATTAAGACTGAGATGGAAAAGCAGGGAATCACAACTGATACTCTTGTACTTATCTATGGTGATCCTATGGCTGCTGCAAGATTTGGAGTTATAGCTAAGTATGCAGGGGTAGAAGATGTAAGAATGATAAATGGCGGACTTAAGGGATGGAAAGAAGCAGGGTATCCTGTGGAAACAGAGATGAAAACTCCAGAGTCAGTAAAAGAATTCGGTGCAGAGGTACCTCAAAACCCGGAAATTATCGTAGATCTACCTGAAGCTGTAGAGTTATTGAAGGCTGAAGATGGGGATCTTATCAGTATTAGAAGCTGGAGAGAGTACTTGGGAAAAATCAGCGGTTATGATTATATCAAGCCGAGAGGAAGAATCGAAGGAGCAAAATGGGGGATGGCAGGATCGGACCCTTGGCACTTAGAAGATTATAGAGGAATGGATCAATTTCATATGAGGCCATATACTGAGATCCAAAAAATGTGGGAAGGATTGAAAATAAATTCTGAAAATCATTTGGCATTTTATTGCGGAACAGGATGGAGAGCAAGTGAAGTATGGTTCTATGCACAGGCTATGGGTCTTGAAAGAATATCTGTATATGATGGCGGATGGAAAGAATGGTCTGAAACAAAGGAAACAAAGAAGAAGGTTTTAAAAGGTGAACCTAAGGTATTAAACGAAGAAAGTTTTGTTGATTAG
- the rsmA gene encoding 16S rRNA (adenine(1518)-N(6)/adenine(1519)-N(6))-dimethyltransferase RsmA yields the protein MGFKHKKKYGQNFLTNAGQVLDRIIEVSDVNSEDAIVEIGPGEGALTELLLEHGKKVTCMEIDTDLEKILRRKFETNPKFTLLMGDVLEQNFQEKIGEPIKVVANIPYYITSPIIHKLIENRNIINQIYIMVQKEVAERICAKSGKERSVLTLSVEYFGDAEYLFTIPKEDFDPVPKIDSAFMSIKLRTDNKYEKLVDEATFFKYVKAAFANKRKNILNNLSNLGFSKAELKEKLETIGIEGNRRAEAISIDEYMELIRVLEEK from the coding sequence ATGGGATTTAAACATAAGAAAAAATATGGACAAAACTTTTTGACCAATGCAGGTCAGGTTTTAGACAGAATTATAGAAGTTTCAGATGTAAATTCTGAAGATGCTATAGTAGAGATAGGACCTGGTGAGGGAGCACTTACAGAGCTATTATTGGAGCATGGAAAAAAAGTTACATGTATGGAGATAGATACAGATCTAGAAAAAATACTAAGAAGAAAATTTGAAACCAACCCGAAGTTTACTTTACTTATGGGAGACGTTTTAGAGCAGAATTTTCAAGAAAAAATAGGAGAACCTATAAAGGTAGTAGCTAATATTCCTTACTATATCACTTCTCCAATTATTCATAAATTGATAGAAAATAGAAATATTATAAATCAAATTTATATAATGGTGCAAAAAGAAGTGGCTGAAAGAATATGTGCAAAATCAGGAAAAGAGAGAAGTGTTCTTACACTATCTGTTGAATACTTTGGTGATGCAGAATATCTATTTACTATTCCAAAGGAAGATTTTGATCCGGTACCTAAGATTGATTCGGCATTTATGTCAATTAAACTTCGTACTGATAATAAGTATGAAAAATTAGTCGATGAAGCTACATTTTTTAAATATGTAAAGGCAGCCTTTGCTAATAAGAGAAAAAATATACTGAATAACTTATCTAATTTAGGGTTCAGTAAAGCTGAATTAAAAGAAAAATTAGAGACTATAGGTATAGAGGGAAATAGAAGAGCCGAAGCTATAAGCATCGATGAATATATGGAACTTATCAGAGTCTTAGAGGAAAAATAA
- a CDS encoding DUF4911 domain-containing protein produces the protein MMRSYEFFIQTERKHIDFINKVMEAYEGLGIVRTLDAKLGTIKIISTEFYADEVRVVVEDLDANGVYAKITYEGPWKGVL, from the coding sequence ATGATGAGAAGTTACGAGTTTTTCATTCAAACAGAAAGAAAACACATCGATTTTATAAATAAAGTAATGGAAGCTTATGAAGGTCTGGGAATAGTCAGAACTTTAGATGCTAAATTAGGAACAATAAAGATTATATCTACTGAATTTTATGCTGATGAGGTTAGAGTTGTAGTAGAAGACCTGGATGCAAACGGGGTATATGCCAAGATAACCTATGAAGGACCTTGGAAGGGTGTATTATAA
- a CDS encoding LysM peptidoglycan-binding domain-containing protein, which produces MKNKNNYLSLRKLYKKTTILLILLSLTTISFSKTHRVRPGDTLDVISRKYNISISQLQARNDLAANKIIAGTNLDVGGDGYHIVVYGENLSLIASRYNLTPSKIMALNNMKNQTIHPDMKLRVSGNSRQKNVVKPISTNRSKTSSHKNYFTIKEFVDRETYRKYGSRSIWFVDKELIDQMNQLRELFGREITINNWATGGQFQWRGFRTSRSPEYTSYSSHSFGRAVDFDVKGLSAAQARKKIIGWYNEGILISKSISLETEVSWVHLDIRNGGGLRTFKP; this is translated from the coding sequence ATGAAAAATAAGAACAATTATCTAAGTTTAAGAAAACTGTATAAAAAAACTACTATATTATTAATTTTACTGAGTCTAACTACTATTTCTTTTTCAAAGACACATCGTGTAAGACCAGGGGATACTTTAGATGTGATCAGCAGAAAATATAATATAAGTATTAGTCAGCTCCAGGCAAGAAATGATTTGGCTGCAAATAAAATTATTGCAGGAACAAATCTTGATGTTGGTGGAGATGGGTATCATATTGTTGTATATGGTGAAAATCTTTCATTGATAGCATCCAGATACAATCTGACTCCTTCAAAAATAATGGCTCTAAACAATATGAAAAATCAAACTATTCATCCTGATATGAAGTTGAGAGTTTCAGGAAATTCCAGGCAGAAGAATGTAGTTAAACCTATTTCAACTAATAGATCAAAAACTTCTAGCCATAAAAATTATTTTACCATTAAAGAGTTTGTCGATAGAGAAACTTATCGAAAATATGGGTCAAGAAGTATTTGGTTTGTAGATAAAGAACTTATTGATCAAATGAATCAGTTAAGGGAATTGTTTGGCCGTGAAATCACAATTAATAACTGGGCAACTGGAGGTCAATTCCAGTGGAGGGGATTTAGAACTTCCAGATCTCCAGAATATACGTCTTATTCATCTCATTCTTTTGGAAGAGCTGTAGATTTTGATGTCAAAGGACTCTCGGCTGCCCAGGCCAGGAAAAAAATTATTGGGTGGTATAATGAAGGGATTTTAATCTCTAAATCAATAAGTCTTGAAACAGAAGTCTCATGGGTGCATCTAGATATTAGAAATGGAGGGGGACTGAGAACCTTCAAGCCATAA
- the hpt gene encoding hypoxanthine phosphoribosyltransferase: MLTEDQIAARVAELGAQITKDFKDKEEDIIVVCLLKGSIIFMADLCRKIELPLKMDFMTVSSYGNEFVSTREVKIKKDLDENIMGKHVIVVEDIIDSGNTLKTVLKMLGHRGPKSVSLCTLLNKPSRREVEIDVQYIGFEIEDEFVLGYGLDYMQEYRNIPYVGIMGNLEELED; encoded by the coding sequence ATGCTTACAGAGGACCAAATCGCTGCAAGAGTGGCTGAGTTAGGAGCTCAAATCACAAAAGATTTTAAAGATAAAGAGGAAGATATAATCGTAGTGTGTTTATTAAAGGGATCGATTATATTTATGGCAGACCTTTGTAGAAAAATTGAATTACCACTAAAGATGGATTTTATGACTGTATCTAGTTATGGAAATGAATTTGTATCAACAAGAGAAGTAAAGATCAAAAAAGATTTAGATGAAAATATCATGGGGAAACATGTAATCGTAGTAGAAGATATAATCGATTCAGGAAATACATTGAAAACTGTATTAAAGATGTTAGGACACAGAGGACCTAAGTCAGTATCATTATGTACACTTTTAAACAAGCCTTCTAGAAGGGAAGTTGAGATTGACGTACAATATATTGGTTTTGAAATAGAGGATGAGTTCGTATTAGGTTATGGATTAGACTATATGCAGGAATATAGAAATATTCCTTACGTAGGTATCATGGGGAATTTAGAAGAATTAGAAGACTAA
- a CDS encoding acyl-CoA thioesterase encodes MEKNCHTIDHRVYYNETDQMGRVYHSNYVIWMEKGRTEFIRTKKISYKSLEEDGIFLPVSDIDIKFFKAIEYDMELKIKTILTEINRIKVKFRYEFYDSRMETLFGVANTTNIFTDRDGIPKRVSKELVDRIKNN; translated from the coding sequence ATGGAAAAAAATTGTCATACGATAGATCACAGAGTCTACTATAACGAAACTGACCAAATGGGAAGGGTATATCATTCGAACTACGTTATCTGGATGGAAAAAGGAAGAACTGAGTTTATCAGGACTAAGAAGATCTCCTACAAATCTCTGGAGGAAGATGGAATCTTTCTTCCTGTATCGGATATAGATATAAAATTTTTTAAAGCCATAGAATACGATATGGAATTAAAGATAAAAACTATCCTGACGGAGATAAATAGAATTAAAGTTAAATTCAGATATGAATTTTATGATAGTAGGATGGAGACTCTTTTTGGAGTTGCAAATACCACAAATATCTTTACAGACAGGGATGGAATACCTAAAAGAGTCAGTAAAGAACTAGTAGATAGGATAAAAAACAATTAA